The genomic segment TTTCAGCGAAGTTCATCTGAAAAATATCATCTGTTTTGATCTGCACGATATACTACGTTGTAGCATATAATTTGGTACATACTTCTCCATCAACAAGATGATTTACTTCCTCGTCCGCAACATTTTCCTCTGCcggaatatttaatacatctTCTTCGTTATACATTTGATCCTCACTTTGCTGCTGTATGATAACATGATCTTTTAACTCTGTCACATACAGTTCAGTTTCATCCaactagaaaataattaaaatatgaagGGTATGAGTTACATCTTAcaacataataaatatatgaaaaataaaaaaagcataaagaaaaataaaaaacaaacttATTTAATTACCTGGTCATTTTCCGCTTCATCTACTAAAAGTTCCACGTTGCCATCAGAAATTGTTATAACTTGATCATCTTCCGTAGTGAGACGCGGTTGATTCACCACAATGGTATCATTTAAGTGTCCCTAAAAAATATTCGTGTTTATATTAGTACTGTCGCAGAATTTACAGAATCTCGTCGTTCATAATATCATATCAGCTCACCTGAGTCTGCATATGAGCATACAACAAAGGTTTTCTCATAAAACCCATACCACATACTAGACATTCATACGGCTTTTTATCACTGTGTATAAACCGATGCGCATTTCTATTATCTCGACTATTAAATGCTTTACCACAAACCTGaaatgttacaatacaattccaaaattaaaaaaatacatcgtcgatattagataaataatcattttcaGTACAAGTACCTCGCAAAGATAAGGTTTCTCTCCAGTATGTATACGCATATGTTTTTTGAAATGTTCGGGATATACAAATGTTGCTGTACATATATCGCATTTGTACGGTCTTTCACCGGTATGAGCTGCTTTTATATGATAGTCTAATAATCTCCGCCGTTTAAATCCTTTTCCACAATCGTCACATTTGTACCGTTTATCATTATAATGCGTTGCACGCTTGTGCGATTGTAAATTTGATCGTTGACTAAAACGttacgaaaatataataaattatttttacatttactaATTAATAGACATACCTAAATGTAGCTCCACAAAATTCACACTGATATGGTTTCTCTCCAGTATGTGTCCTTTCATGGTCCCTTATTTCAGCTTTACGGGCAAATGCTTTACCACATACTCTGCATATGTACGGTTTGTAACCAGTATGTACTATATTGTGTACTTCTAAATTATGTGGCGAACCAAAGGCTTTCCCTGTAATTGTTCCCATGAATACCAATATACTTCTAATATATAGGAAactgaaaaaggaaaaaataatgaatcaTACCGCACTGGTGGCAAACATACTCCTTTACACCATTATGAGTTCTTTCATGTTGATTAAGATTTTGTTGGCTCAAAAATGTTTTGTTACATTGTGAACACTGGTAAGGACGAGGTCGTATTTCATGTGTTTTTACGTGTGCTTTATAAGTATATTTTGAAGCAAAATCTTTACCACAATTTTCACATACATATGGACGTACGCCTGTATGTGTATTAATATGTTCATCCAATAAATTTCTGGaactacaaaaataataaatttcaatatacaCTAGTTTGCACTACGTGAATACcatttaacactagaactaccaatagttaacacgaaactatttctaccaaaaccagtcAAAATGGCtggtttttaaaaaatacgtaataatagaatatttttatatatattgatttattactttcttacagaaggaattccatgttatgtagtacatttttggtattattaatctatctgggaccatgatctctaaacgagggttgacacatttataaaattgtagacccagtcattttgactggtgtggtatttctagtagTTTATATCTACCTGTATCGTTTACCACAAGTATCACACGGCCAAGATTTCGCTTGTGGATAGTGTATTCTTTTATGAATCCTAAACAACCGCAAATtactaaatattctattacatATTTCACACTGAAAATCTCCTTCCTCTTTAGCAACATGATCATCAAGATGAATAGATAGttgatttctctttttaaagtCATCCCCGCATATGTCGCAAATATATAAACGAGTTTCGTGCACACTCCTTACATGAGCGATAATGAACTTTGCATCTCCTACAGCTTTGTCGTCTTCATTTGTACATAATAAACAGCTATATATAGAGCCATCTCTAGTAACAATctggaaaataaatgaataatcgCAGATTATCACTTCACAGTAATATAAACTACTGTTGAACATATTATTTGTCATTTCTTACTCGCTCTTGGGGAGGTTCAACTTTCGGTGTAATTTTTGCTCGTTtcatcctctttctttcttcagtACCGCTTGTTTCTGGTATAGCCTCAACTTTCAGAATAATTTCCTCTGGTTCACAAGAAggttcctcttcttcttcctctattctttcttcttcccctTCTACCTCTTGAATTTCTGATTCATCCttacataaattttgaaatattacatgtatatgtgtatatatatgtatatatataactggAACAAtccataatattaaaatgataaaggataaaaaagaatttcattagGAAAAATTTAATGGTTTTTAATTATGTATCGCATGGTGCATGTGTCTTCTCTGAAAGTGAAGGCATTTCAAAGATTTTAAGCTTATATCTACCTTCATggaactatatatttttttatacaccactcaatgcattttttaattctctatAGAAGAGAAGGTATTTGGTTCgagaaatgattaatttagaaaatattttaacttgataaaaaacaagaaaaacatAAACCAAAACCTACTGTTTTATTCTTCTCTGTCTTTCATACAAAAAGTTTTACAATATTAaggttaaaatatcttttaaaccaTTTTTCAACCCAAGTAccttaatacatttttatagaaaattaaaaagcacATTGCATGGTGtataaaaaaagtagaagtggtgtataaaaaaaatagaaatgacCCTAAAATCTCTGAAATGCCACCACTCACATAAAAGGCATAAGTATCATATGATGCACAACTAAAAACCCTTTAATCTCtcaataaaatctttttcatCTTCTACCATTTTAATGCTATTGTTTATTCCAGTTGTATGGATActctgtacatatatacatatatataataatatttatagtatatgtatatgtataactaGTTTTTACTTTATTCATTACCTTTTGTATATATCTAATTTCTCCATCTGTATCCTGACTTTCTGTATTTTCTATGTAATCATGATCATTATATTCTTCTTCATTTTGCATATCAGATATCTTTTTAATAGTTTTCTTATAGTTATTAAATAGTTCTAATTTTACCTCTGTCAGTCGACTTTCAAGTTCGTCAATCTATAAATGCCAGTTATTTTCTTAACTACCCttgtgtaattttatatgaatcaATAATTGATATCTCATTTACctcattaaataatttatagcattttttACATATGACAAGAGAATGAACATTCTCTTCGTTTAAATCTGTTTCTAAGACAGTACAAATGGCATCTACAAGTGATTTTTCTGACGATGTTACAGAGTTTTCATTAAAGATTCGTATACTATTCCTAGTAGATACACCAACTTTACTGTTACATATCAAGCAATGAGTACTATCTTTCTCTGAATCAGCTGTCATCTTTTTGGCAACTATAAAAACAATGCAGATATTAAAACATTGGTTTAAAGTCTCAACAGAATGATACAATAAATTGCATATTAGTACTAATGTTGTCATTTAGCATATATATAATCATTCCTTCCTTTTTAATTGGATACATTAGTAGTCTTCAACATCGTGTTTAAAACATAgtatataaaaaagtaaaaaatgtttttaacataatacattaaattataccgttattctatttaaaaagagCAGTTGCGATAGTTTGCATGccgcggaataatttttagcTTTCATGATTGAGCAATGTGAGTAGGGGCAAAATAtccgttaaaataaaattttctcgaTGGTTTCTTCCTATGTAATAGCGCGTACGGTGTATACCGAGTATTGAGAATAAGAATGCAACCATCGATATCGTTGTATCCTCGAACAATAACGTATCTGACGATTCATTCTGCAAGCGAAGGAACAAGAATAATGTGTCGAAGCACGATACAATGAGATTGCTTCCGTATAGCATGGAACGAAGCATTCTGTTCTTCGCTCGCATCGATAAGTAACCGCTAAAATCCAATAACCCTAACAATAACGTGCGAGGAAcagtaaacaaaatatttgccTGCGTTCCTCGTCAAAATGAAGCCttataataaacgtaaaaagtTGCCAGCACTGACTTGAAATTTTCGTGTCTCTGTTCGAACGATTGGCAGCGAGCGAAACGGTAGATGGGTGTTGATGCCAACGCCATTTAGGTCCTCATGACAGATAGAGCGGTTGGTTTCGACGAAAGtattacgaaaaatatacgCCAAAACGGTTGCCACTTTTTAAAACGTAAACGACAATTTGATGTCGTCTTCGCGTTAGGTGGAGGTACGCGATTGCGTATGCACGCGTTGAATGCCCTCTATCGGATCCTTTCTACGCGTAATCCAgccatattttataaaatttccaatcttacaaaatttataaaatttgaaaaaatacactaaaaatattaaaaaatatagatattgtGAGGTAAACGCTTTagttatataaagaaaaagctTATCGCTTGactatttattttgtataatactactttttattgaatttaagTGATCTAATTAGAAAATCTTCAAttgatataacaaaatatttttgttattctcCTTTCTATTAAGTTATACAGATGAGTAACTATATTCGTGAAAAGTAtttagtataatatttttgtatgtatataaagaaGGATCATTTTGTTCTCTTGGCGCTTTATCAAGACATTTCATGAACCAATCACAGTATTTTCTTCATAACTCGTTTTTTATTCTATAGATTGACGTTCAAAATAAGATATACTTTATGAGATATCTTGACCACCGATAGTTTTTAAATAGTAGTGCACCATTCTATGTTAAACATATCCATAAATGGAAACCGGTAATCAGTTTGTGAATGCGACATACATCAATGTATAAAAGTTGTTCTTTGACGAGAAAGCGATCGATGAAAAACTGTCAGCAACGTGCGGGTGGTTGAAAGCacttatttttatcgaatgatTCCTTCAGTTACCTaaccttataatgtcatattaaTCTGAAACCTTTCACTTGCTAATTTCACATTCATGATTGTGACACTTCATTTAAATTGCCGGCTAATAGCGAATAAACAAAAACGTGTGATTACTAATAAACCGTTCGAGCAGTCTTTTATGAGATGAACAAAAATGAGTCGACAAGTAGATATGGACCCCTCGTCGGTGCAATCGATGAAGGGACAAGTAGTGCTAGATTTttggtattaaaaatttgattatcatataattaaattattctagtGTAGTATCtctaatgtaataataatttataatatttgtgaTAAACAAAGTAATATATCGTTTGGGTCGTAATATACATTCTTATTGTGTGTTATCATTATTGTATAATGAAAATTCGTCAAGACAAAATGCTTATTGAATCTACTTTTCCTAATATATTGAGAAACAGCTTGGTGATTAATTGATCCttccaaaaaatataaataacgcaTCATTCGATAtacattctttatatttttattaatgattTACTAATGTGTGTACTATTATTTTAGGTTTTTGCTGCGGATACTGCTGAAGTATTAACATATCATCAGGTCTCGATATCACAATCATGTCCAAAAGAAGGATGGGTCGAACAAGATCCTATAGAAATATTACAAGCAGTCAGGGAATGTCTTAATCAGACTATATTTAATTTGAGGCAACTTACCATTGATCCTAGTGATATAGTTGCAGTTGGTATAACAAACCAAAGAGAAACTACAGTTGTATGGGACTCTATTACTGGAGAACCATTATACAATGCTATTGGTAATCATTGATTCAAGATTTTTTACATACACTGTTTTCAATCACATAAATTAATACCAACaaatcaataattaaatattaagaaaaataaaatttaaatttactatCTTATAGTATGGATGGATATGAGAACGACTTCAATTGTGGATGACATATTGAAAAAGATAcgtaatcaaaataaaaattatttgaaaccACTTTGTGGCTTACCGATTAGTCCATATTTTAGtgctttaaaattaaaatggtTACTAGAAAATGTGCCTCGTGTTCGTGAGGCTCTAGATCAAAAACGTTGTCTGTTTGGTACAATTGATTCCTGGTTAATTTGGGTCAGttcaataataattgtttattgtgaaacatatttttatatgaaaaatgaaagcattttatttttttgtagaACTTAACTGGAGGGACAAGTTTTGGTGTTCACGCCACTGATGTTACAAATGCTTCGAGGACGATGTTAATGAATATTACAACTTTAAAATGGGATCCAACATtgttatcattttttaatatacctCCAGAAATTTTACCTGAAATCCGTAGTTCGTCAGAAATATATGGATATATACAAGATGATATTTTATCTGGAGTACCAATATCAGGagttaatatttcttataattaatatatttatcaataaaatagtaattatggatagatatttatacgtaaatatttatacatacacaGTGTTTAGGTGATCAGCAGTCAGCGTTGGTAGGTCAAATGTGTTTACAAAAAGGACACGCAAAAAGCACTTATGGCACAGGTTGTTTTCTCTTATACAACACTGGAACTGCTGTAAGattaactttaatatttttcaaaatattttccttcaTACCTtgtatattgataaattattttgaagatTGTAGATTCGTCTCATGGATTATTGACAACAGTCGCCTATCAGTTAGGACCACAAGCAACACCGGTATATGCTCTTGAGGGATCAGTAGCTATAGCTGGTGCTGTTATTCAATGGCTGAAAGATAACCTTGGTATACTGTCTGAAGTGAAAGAGTCTGAATCCCTTGTTGAACAAATTCCTACTGATAATCGCGTTACATTTGTGCCTGCATTTGCTGGATTATATGCTCCATATTGGAGGAAAGATGCAAGAaggtaaataacattataattaaacattataattattcgttaatatcaaattagaaaccttaattaattttgctaTCACATATCTCTTGcaaagtatttaatatttcagtgTTATATGTGGAATTACTGAAGACACTAATAGTACACATATTATAAAGGCAGCTTTGCAAGCCGTTTGTTTTCAGACAAGAGACATTTTAGAAGCTATGAAAGAGGACACAGgtttaattttatctaaattGTTGGTAGATGGTGCTATGACTACCAATAATTTGTTAATGCAAA from the Bombus fervidus isolate BK054 chromosome 12, iyBomFerv1, whole genome shotgun sequence genome contains:
- the LOC139993014 gene encoding uncharacterized protein, whose protein sequence is MTADSEKDSTHCLICNSKVGVSTRNSIRIFNENSVTSSEKSLVDAICTVLETDLNEENVHSLVICKKCYKLFNEIDELESRLTEVKLELFNNYKKTIKKISDMQNEEEYNDHDYIENTESQDTDGEIRYIQKDESEIQEVEGEEERIEEEEEEPSCEPEEIILKVEAIPETSGTEERKRMKRAKITPKVEPPQERIVTRDGSIYSCLLCTNEDDKAVGDAKFIIAHVRSVHETRLYICDICGDDFKKRNQLSIHLDDHVAKEEGDFQCEICNRIFSNLRLFRIHKRIHYPQAKSWPCDTCGKRYSSRNLLDEHINTHTGVRPYVCENCGKDFASKYTYKAHVKTHEIRPRPYQCSQCNKTFLSQQNLNQHERTHNGVKEYVCHQCGKAFGSPHNLEVHNIVHTGYKPYICRVCGKAFARKAEIRDHERTHTGEKPYQCEFCGATFSQRSNLQSHKRATHYNDKRYKCDDCGKGFKRRRLLDYHIKAAHTGERPYKCDICTATFVYPEHFKKHMRIHTGEKPYLCEVCGKAFNSRDNRNAHRFIHSDKKPYECLVCGMGFMRKPLLYAHMQTQGHLNDTIVVNQPRLTTEDDQVITISDGNVELLVDEAENDQLDETELYVTELKDHVIIQQQSEDQMYNEEDVLNIPAEENVADEEVNHLVDGEMNFAENEVMECKTEDSEQVEEVYNYNETEDGETIVVPATTEYKEAEEEKNAVRLVQIRFPTSVGGEGRSWLSLVQNT
- the LOC139993015 gene encoding glycerol kinase 3, producing MNKNESTSRYGPLVGAIDEGTSSARFLVFAADTAEVLTYHQVSISQSCPKEGWVEQDPIEILQAVRECLNQTIFNLRQLTIDPSDIVAVGITNQRETTVVWDSITGEPLYNAIVWMDMRTTSIVDDILKKIRNQNKNYLKPLCGLPISPYFSALKLKWLLENVPRVREALDQKRCLFGTIDSWLIWNLTGGTSFGVHATDVTNASRTMLMNITTLKWDPTLLSFFNIPPEILPEIRSSSEIYGYIQDDILSGVPISGCLGDQQSALVGQMCLQKGHAKSTYGTGCFLLYNTGTAIVDSSHGLLTTVAYQLGPQATPVYALEGSVAIAGAVIQWLKDNLGILSEVKESESLVEQIPTDNRVTFVPAFAGLYAPYWRKDARSVICGITEDTNSTHIIKAALQAVCFQTRDILEAMKEDTGLILSKLLVDGAMTTNNLLMQMQADICGIPVVRPLMCETTALGVAIAAGNADGIRKWDVKIDAAVPSDTFLPSITENERDILYSQWKMAIDRSLGWEPVTDTNDDTKNIHKATAPGIFVISTILLLMIAKYHSML